One window from the genome of Cricetulus griseus strain 17A/GY chromosome 2, alternate assembly CriGri-PICRH-1.0, whole genome shotgun sequence encodes:
- the LOC100773019 gene encoding heat shock transcription factor, Y-linked-like — MAEAPSEILDASGHDVSADSETPSSPPLCDDTGQGDSDLWAIIEESAFQVLAQRFLIKRSSHSLCASEPDEDSNLFSMTFPRKLWKIVGSDKFKSIWWDEAGTYIVINEELFKKEVLERKAPFRIFETDSMKSLVRQLNLYGFRKMRQNFQRSASLPDFLAEEKGVSASCKLQFYQNPNFLRDCPHLIERMKRRIGIKTASRGAAPSPPEFKNKHFSPDLDNMDDQSLGVAVQTRKRNLLSSPSISNVYLRQKSSTAQGDTDTMDGIRRDFSLATSSSFRPPEKILTHHPAPLNEVSPLHMDSQRIYTQANDSTMNFIITSIQNHRDVSHLWNSCIEMQAEPSFQPGYPHFSSSSSTYSDSKAIGESKLPIYKERVVSTTLASALNHHPSS, encoded by the coding sequence ATGGCAGAGGCACCTTCAGAAATTCTGGATGCTTCCGGTCATGATGTGTCAGCTGATTCAGAGACCCCTTCCAGCCCTCCTCTGTGTGATGACACAGGTCAGGGGGACTCAGACTTGTGGGCTATTATTGAGGAAAGTGCATTTCAGGTTCTGGCTCAGCGGTTCTTGATAAAGAGGTCGTCTCATTCCCTCTGTGCCTCAGAGCCAGATGAGGACAGTAACTTATTCTCTATGACCTTTCCCAGAAAGCTTTGGAAAATAGTGGGAAGTGACAAATTTAAGTCTATTTGGTGGGACGAGGCTGGGACTTACATAGTAATCAATGAAGAACTCTTCAAAAAGGAAGTGTTGGAAAGAAAGGCCCCCTTTAGAATATTTGAAACTGATAGCATGAAAAGTTTGGTTCGACAACTGAACCTGTATGGATTCAGGAAAATGAGACAGAATTTCCAGAGATCTGCTTCCCTCCCTGACTTTTTGGCTGAAGAAAAAGGAGTCTCTGCCTCATGTAAGTTACAGTTCTATCAGAATCCAAACTTTCTTCGTGACTGTCCCCATCTTATAGAAAGGATGAAAAGGAGAATCGGGATAAAGACAGCTTCTCGTGGGGCTGCTCCATCACCTCCAGAGTTTAAGAACAAACACTTCAGCCCAGACTTGGACAACATGGATGACCAGAGTTTGGGTGTAGCTGTCCAAACCAGAAAGAGGAATCTATTGTCTAGCCCTAGCATTTCAAATGTATATCTGAGACAGAAATCTTCTACTGCCCAAGGAGATACTGATACGATGGATGGGATCAGAAGGGACTTTTCTCTTGCAACATCGAGCTCCTTTAGACCACCTGAAAAAATACTAACACATCACCCTGCTCCCTTAAATGAGGTGTCCCCTCTccatatggactcacagagaatCTACACCCAAGCAAATGACAGCACTATGAATTTCATTATAACCTCTATTCAAAACCACCGGGATGTGTCCCACTTGTGGAATAGTTGTATTGAAATGCAGGCTGAGCCTTCTTTTCAACCTGGGTATCCTCATTTTTCATCCAGTTCGTCTACTTATTCTGACTCAAAAGCAATCGGTGAATCCAAGTTACCAATATACAAGGAAAGGGTAGTATCCACTACCTTGGCATCAGCATTGAATCATCATCCATCTTCATGA